One part of the Coffea eugenioides isolate CCC68of chromosome 10, Ceug_1.0, whole genome shotgun sequence genome encodes these proteins:
- the LOC113749005 gene encoding transcription factor MYB44-like has translation MGTIAHRKESDRIKGPWSPEEDELLQRLVEKHGPRNWSLISKSIPGRSGKSCRLRWCNQLSPQVEHRAFTADEDEKIIRAHAKFGNKWATIARLLSGRTDNAIKNHWNSTLKRRCSSMSDDFNFEVPQQPLKRSASVGPGTNVSAIYVNPSSPSGSDLSDSSFSGFGSGHVFRPLALTGGISPPVQQIETLSSAAPDPPTSLTLSLPGSSSAKSPTQNSKSVDDPTPSLGAAGQTVQQPTQVMVRPPPPPPPPPPPPPLAPAPPTPMAPPQAAPVAPPQSHGGFVYPVPAPAPMPGQVAERQFFSPEFLGVLQEMIRKEVRSYMSGIEQNGMCMQTEAIRNAVVKRIGISKID, from the coding sequence ATGGGGACGATCGCGCACAGAAAAGAATCGGATCGGATCAAGGGTCCGTGGAGCCCCGAAGAAGATGAGCTGTTACAGAGGCTTGTTGAGAAGCATGGCCCCAGGAATTGGTCCTTGATTAGCAAGTCGATTCCGGGTCGATCCGGGAAATCCTGCAGGCTCCGCTGGTGTAACCAACTTTCGCCGCAGGTGGAGCATCGGGCTTTTACGGCCGACGAGGACGAGAAGATCATTCGGGCTCATGCCAAGTTTGGGAACAAATGGGCCACCATAGCCCGTTTGCTCTCAGGTCGAACCGATAACGCCATCAAGAACCACTGGAATTCCACCCTCAAGAGAAGGTGCTCTTCCATGTCCGACGATTTCAACTTCGAAGTCCCTCAGCAGCCTCTCAAGAGATCCGCCAGCGTCGGTCCCGGTACGAATGTTTCCGCCATATATGTCAACCCGAGCAGCCCTTCTGGATCCGACTTGAGTGACTCGAGCTTTTCGGGTTTCGGGTCCGGTCATGTTTTCCGACCCCTTGCTCTCACCGGCGGGATCTCCCCTCCGGTTCAACAGATCGAGACGCTTTCGTCGGCAGCACCAGACCCGCCAACATCCCTAACCCTATCCCTACCCGGCTCCAGCTCCGCAAAAAGTCCGACCCAGAACTCCAAGTCGGTTGATGATCCAACCCCTTCACTCGGGGCGGCGGGTCAAACCGTACAGCAGCCAACTCAGGTCATGGTAAGACCTCCTCCCCCGCCACCTCCTCCGCCCCCGCCGCCACCGTTGGCACCAGCGCCACCGACCCCAATGGCGCCGCCGCAAGCAGCACCAGTGGCACCACCGCAGTCGCATGGAGGATTCGTGTACCCGGTTCCCGCCCCAGCCCCCATGCCGGGTCAAGTAGCAGAGAGGCAGTTCTTCAGCCCAGAATTCTTGGGGGTATTGCAGGAAATGATAAGGAAAGAAGTGAGGAGTTACATGTCAGGGATAGAGCAGAATGGGATGTGTATGCAGACTGAAGCAATCAGGAATGCTGTGGTCAAGCGTATTGGAATTAGCAAAATTGATTAA
- the LOC113749644 gene encoding quinone oxidoreductase PIG3-like isoform X1, with amino-acid sequence MKHLFLQARTQSNVIVSGYSGICISLVGLPTWIYSSIHDQAKMFAVVYDSCGGPKVLKWKVVENPVLDFNEVLIKVEACGVNRRDLWIREGIYQHLGKNKYLGFECSGTIVKRGAAASKLPIGSKVCALLNGGGYAEYVAVPEDYVMSIPSGLTFEQAAAIPCSASLIWLSFFERNNLIRDDKVLIHGAAGGVGSLAVRIAKSLGCVVFATAGSEEKVDFCRTLDADFAINYKKQDFSEVVARETNGTGVNCVLDCLGDDVVDQNLKSLAVGGKLICIGYKDHWKWSSVEMKDLVSKDATIMGININTFNVVGKRNMLEGIRRDIWPLLNNNPHLVDVCATYSFAQATQAHTLMEKNLHRGKIVLLPRTDLP; translated from the exons ATGAAGCATCTCTTCCTTCAGGCGAGAACACAAAGCAAC GTTATAGTTTCAGGGTACTCTGGTATTTGCATTTCTCTGGTTGGTTTGCCTACCTGGATCTACTCCTCCATTCACGATCAGGCTAA AATGTTTGCTGTAGTGTATGATAGCTGTGGTGGTCCTAAGGTCTTGAAGTGGAAAGTGGTTGAAAATCCCGTACTCGATTTTAATGAGGTTTTGATCAAGGTTGAAGCCTGTGGCGTTAATAGAAGAGACTTATGGATACGGGAAGGCATATATCAACACTTGGGAAAGAACAAATATTTGGGCTTTGAGTGCTCGGGAACTATTGTAAAAAGAGGAGCAGCAGCTTCTAAATTGCCTATAGGCTCCAAG GTTTGCGCTCTTCTTAATGGTGGAGGATATGCGGAGTATGTGGCTGTTCCAGAAGACTATGTGATGTCTATACCCTCTGGGTTAACTTTTGAGCAAGCTGCTGCAATACCATGTTCAGCATCACTCATTTGGCTCAGCTTTTTTGAAAGGAACAATCTTATTCGTGATGACAAAGTTTTG ATTCATGGGGCAGCAGGGGGAGTTGGTTCATTAGCGGTCAGAATTGCGAAAAGTCTAGGGTGTGTTGTATTTGCAACAGCAG GATCCGAGGAAAAAGTAGATTTTTGCAGGACTTTAGATGCTGATTTTGCCATTAACTACAAGAAGCAGGATTTCTCTGAGGTCGTGGCTCGTGAAACTAATGGGACTG gGGTGAATTGTGTATTAGATTGTCTTGGAGATGATGTTGTTGACCAGAATTTGAAAAGCCTAGCGGTTGGCGGTAAGCTTATATGTATTGGATATAAAGATCATTGGAAATGGAGTTCCGTGGAGATGAAGGATCTTGTCTCTAAAGATGCAACAATCATGG GGATAAATATAAACACCTTTAATGTGGTTGGAAAGCGTAACATGCTTGAAGGGATCCGGCGAGACATTTGGCCTCTTCTAAACAACAATCCCCACCTTGTGGACGTTTGTGCGACTTACTCATTTGCTCAAGCCACACAAGCACACACCTTAATGGAGAAGAACCTCCATCGAGGAAAGATTGTGCTATTACCCCGTACGGACCTTCCTTAA
- the LOC113749644 gene encoding quinone oxidoreductase PIG3-like isoform X2: MFAVVYDSCGGPKVLKWKVVENPVLDFNEVLIKVEACGVNRRDLWIREGIYQHLGKNKYLGFECSGTIVKRGAAASKLPIGSKVCALLNGGGYAEYVAVPEDYVMSIPSGLTFEQAAAIPCSASLIWLSFFERNNLIRDDKVLIHGAAGGVGSLAVRIAKSLGCVVFATAGSEEKVDFCRTLDADFAINYKKQDFSEVVARETNGTGVNCVLDCLGDDVVDQNLKSLAVGGKLICIGYKDHWKWSSVEMKDLVSKDATIMGININTFNVVGKRNMLEGIRRDIWPLLNNNPHLVDVCATYSFAQATQAHTLMEKNLHRGKIVLLPRTDLP; encoded by the exons ATGTTTGCTGTAGTGTATGATAGCTGTGGTGGTCCTAAGGTCTTGAAGTGGAAAGTGGTTGAAAATCCCGTACTCGATTTTAATGAGGTTTTGATCAAGGTTGAAGCCTGTGGCGTTAATAGAAGAGACTTATGGATACGGGAAGGCATATATCAACACTTGGGAAAGAACAAATATTTGGGCTTTGAGTGCTCGGGAACTATTGTAAAAAGAGGAGCAGCAGCTTCTAAATTGCCTATAGGCTCCAAG GTTTGCGCTCTTCTTAATGGTGGAGGATATGCGGAGTATGTGGCTGTTCCAGAAGACTATGTGATGTCTATACCCTCTGGGTTAACTTTTGAGCAAGCTGCTGCAATACCATGTTCAGCATCACTCATTTGGCTCAGCTTTTTTGAAAGGAACAATCTTATTCGTGATGACAAAGTTTTG ATTCATGGGGCAGCAGGGGGAGTTGGTTCATTAGCGGTCAGAATTGCGAAAAGTCTAGGGTGTGTTGTATTTGCAACAGCAG GATCCGAGGAAAAAGTAGATTTTTGCAGGACTTTAGATGCTGATTTTGCCATTAACTACAAGAAGCAGGATTTCTCTGAGGTCGTGGCTCGTGAAACTAATGGGACTG gGGTGAATTGTGTATTAGATTGTCTTGGAGATGATGTTGTTGACCAGAATTTGAAAAGCCTAGCGGTTGGCGGTAAGCTTATATGTATTGGATATAAAGATCATTGGAAATGGAGTTCCGTGGAGATGAAGGATCTTGTCTCTAAAGATGCAACAATCATGG GGATAAATATAAACACCTTTAATGTGGTTGGAAAGCGTAACATGCTTGAAGGGATCCGGCGAGACATTTGGCCTCTTCTAAACAACAATCCCCACCTTGTGGACGTTTGTGCGACTTACTCATTTGCTCAAGCCACACAAGCACACACCTTAATGGAGAAGAACCTCCATCGAGGAAAGATTGTGCTATTACCCCGTACGGACCTTCCTTAA